The Thermus islandicus DSM 21543 DNA segment GGACCCTGGCCGGCGCCCTCATGAAGATCGGCAACGACGTCCGCTGGCTGGCCTCAGGGCCCTATGGGGGGATCGGGGAGATCTTCATCCCCGCCAACGAGCCCGGCTCCTCCATCATGCCCGGGAAGGTGAACCCCACCCAGGTGGAGGCCCTCACCATGGTGGTGGTGCGGGTCTTCGGCAACGACCACGCCGTGGCCTTCGCCGGGAGCCAGGGCAACTTCCAGCTCAACGTCTTTAAGCCGGTGATGGCCGACGCCGCCCTGGAGTCCATCCGGCTCCTCGCCGAGGCCATGGAGTCCTTCAACGAGCACCTGGCCAAGGGGATTGAGCCCAACCTGGAGCGCATAGAGGAGCATCTCCAGAAAAACCCCATGCTGGCCACGGCCCTCAACCAGGCCATCGGCTACGACAAGGCAGCGGAAATCGTGAAAAAGGCGTTGAAGGAGAGGAAGACCTTGAAGCAGGCGGCTTTGGAGCTGGGTTACCTCACCGAGGAGGAGTTTGACCGCATCGTGGTGCCCATGAAGCTGGCCAAGCCCCACGGCTAAGGGAAGAAGCTTTTGTGAGAAAGGCCACCCCGCAAGAGGTGGCCTCCTTTATAGTGGGGAATGGAGGTGAGGTATGCCGTACCCGTTTAAGCTTCCTGATCTGGGTTACCCTTACGAGGCCCTCGAGCCCCACATTGACGCCAAGACCATGGAGATCCACCACCAGAAGCACCACGGGGCCTACGTGACCAACCTCAACGCCGCCCTAGAGAAGCATCCTTACCTGCACGGGGTGGAGGTGGAGGTCCTCCTGAGGCACCTCGCCGCCCTGCCCGCGGACATCCAGACCGCCGTGCGCAACAACGGGGGTGGCCACCTGAACCACAGCCTCCTCTGGAGGCTCCTCACCCCGGGCGGGGCCAAGGAGCCCGTGGGGGAGCTGAAGAAGGCCATTGACGAGCAGTTTGGGGGCTTCCCCGCCCTCAAGGAGAAGCTCACCCAAGCGGCCATGGGCCGGTTCGGCTCGGGCTGGGCCTGGCTCGTGAAGGACCCCTTCGGCAGGCTCCACGTCCTCTCCACCCCCAACCAGGACAACCCCGTGATGGAGGGCTTTACCCCCATCGTGGGCATTGACGTCTGGGAGCACGCCTACTACCTCAAGTACCAGAACCGCCGGGCCGACTACCTCCAGGCCATCTGGAACGTCCTCAACTGGGACGTGGCCGAGGAGGTCTTCAAGCAGGCCTGAAACCCCCTTTTTCTTCGGCGAGGAGGCGCCCCACCGCCTGGGCGAGGGCGGCGACCGCCTCCCGGGTCCGCCACGCTGCCTTGTCCCGCACCCCGGCCACGTTGGAAAGGGCCCGGAGCTCCGCCCCCGGGATCCCCAAGGCCAGGCAGGCCCGGGCGAAGGCCGCCCCCTCCATGTTCTCCAGGGCCGCACCCCACCTCCCCGCCAGGGCCTGGGCCTCCTCCGGAGTTTCCGAGACCAGGTCCCGGGTGAGGCCCACCACGACCCCCAGGCCGAGCCTTTGGGCCAGGCCTTCCGTGAGGGGAGCGTCCAGGGGAAAGCGGTGGTAGAAACGCCTCCCCCCGAGCTCCAAAGCGGGAAAGCCCAGGGGCTCCAGGCCCTCCCTCAGGCCGAGGTCGGCCTCCACCTCCTCTCCCACCAGGACCGCTTTACCCAGGGAAAGCCCCGAGCCCGGGTAGGCCCCGGCGATCCCGAAGAGGAGGGCCTTCTCCACGGGGTTCCTGGCGGCGTAGGCCGCGAGGGCTAGGGCGGCGTTCACCTTGCCGAGCCCGGTCTCCAGGTAGACGAACCCTTCCCCCCTGAGGCCCCGCCAGGCGAAGAGGGTAAAGGGCTCGCCCTGGAGGAAGGAGGCCTCGAGGCGGGTAGGGGAAAGGAGGAGCCACACTACTCCACCACCCGAAAGCCCAGGGCCTCGGCCCGCTCCACGAAGAACTGGATGTTCTCCGCCTTCACCTCTCCCCCGAGGCTTTTCCGGTCAAAGGCCTCCTCCGCCGCCAGGACCATAGTCTCGGCGAGGCAGGCGGGGACCTGGTTGGGGGCCCCAAAGTGGAGGTCCAGGGTGGCCCTCGCCTCCCCGGGAAGCCGCACCACCCCCCCCGGGATCACCCGCACCCCCGGTACCTCCTTGACCGAGGGGTGGACATCCGGAGGCACCCCCTCATCGTAGACCCAGGCCCCCGGCTTCACGTGCTCCGGATAGATCACGGGGTTAGGATCGCTGGTGGCGGTGAAGACGAGGTCCGCTTCCCGGATGGCGGCGATCTCCGTGGTGGCCACGATCTCGGGGGCTTCCCCTTTCCTTTCCAGGTTCCTCCGGAGGCTTTCCGCCGCCTTTTCCAGGCGCTTTAGGTCCCGTCCCACGAGGAGGAGCCTGCCCACGTAGGGCGCGATCTGGCGGGCGATGCCGAAGGCCACC contains these protein-coding regions:
- a CDS encoding superoxide dismutase — encoded protein: MPYPFKLPDLGYPYEALEPHIDAKTMEIHHQKHHGAYVTNLNAALEKHPYLHGVEVEVLLRHLAALPADIQTAVRNNGGGHLNHSLLWRLLTPGGAKEPVGELKKAIDEQFGGFPALKEKLTQAAMGRFGSGWAWLVKDPFGRLHVLSTPNQDNPVMEGFTPIVGIDVWEHAYYLKYQNRRADYLQAIWNVLNWDVAEEVFKQA
- the mqnB gene encoding futalosine hydrolase, whose protein sequence is MWLLLSPTRLEASFLQGEPFTLFAWRGLRGEGFVYLETGLGKVNAALALAAYAARNPVEKALLFGIAGAYPGSGLSLGKAVLVGEEVEADLGLREGLEPLGFPALELGGRRFYHRFPLDAPLTEGLAQRLGLGVVVGLTRDLVSETPEEAQALAGRWGAALENMEGAAFARACLALGIPGAELRALSNVAGVRDKAAWRTREAVAALAQAVGRLLAEEKGGFRPA